The genome window gagctggcgctccggtctacctggctgccgtactcgagtacctggccgccgaggtgctcgagctggcgggcaacgccgctcgtgacaacaagaagacccggatcatcccccgtcacttgcagctcgccatccgcaacgacgaggagctgaacaaactgctttccggcgtcaccatcgcgcagggcggtgtgttgcccaac of Rhipicephalus microplus isolate Deutch F79 unplaced genomic scaffold, USDA_Rmic scaffold_207, whole genome shotgun sequence contains these proteins:
- the LOC142792212 gene encoding histone H2A-like, translating into MSGRGKGGKAKGKSKTRSSRAGLQFPVGRIHRLLRKGNYAERVGAGAPVYLAAVLEYLAAEVLELAGNAARDNKKTRIIPRHLQLAIRNDEELNKLLSGVTIAQGGVLPNIQAVLLPKKTEKKA